A stretch of Pseudolysobacter antarcticus DNA encodes these proteins:
- a CDS encoding LON peptidase substrate-binding domain-containing protein, with protein sequence MTTTDLPLFPLASVLFPGGPLTLRIFESRYLDMVRECSRNDSGFGVCLILDGGEVGTPAKPAAVGTLARIVDFYTLPDGLLGITAAGGARFHVERTRVRHDGLLRGDVEYLPSEPLLPVPAEYGLLATLLERIAEKAGGDYDRAPRANFDNASWVGFRLAELLPLENIERQQLLITTDPIARLRLLTEYLQRFQHD encoded by the coding sequence GTGACTACCACCGATCTGCCATTGTTTCCGCTAGCGTCCGTGCTGTTTCCGGGCGGGCCGCTGACCTTGCGGATTTTCGAATCGCGTTATCTCGACATGGTGCGCGAGTGCTCGCGCAACGACAGCGGATTCGGTGTGTGCCTGATTCTCGATGGCGGCGAAGTCGGCACGCCAGCCAAACCCGCAGCGGTGGGTACACTTGCGCGTATTGTGGATTTTTATACTTTGCCGGATGGCCTGCTCGGCATCACCGCGGCAGGTGGCGCGCGTTTTCATGTCGAGCGCACGCGCGTGCGACACGACGGATTATTGCGCGGCGATGTGGAATACCTGCCGAGCGAACCGCTGCTGCCGGTGCCCGCCGAATACGGCCTGCTCGCGACCTTGCTCGAGCGCATCGCCGAAAAAGCCGGCGGCGACTACGACCGTGCGCCGCGCGCGAATTTCGACAATGCGAGCTGGGTCGGATTTCGTCTCGCCGAATTGCTGCCGCTAGAGAATATCGAACGCCAGCAATTGCTGATCACGACCGATCCGATTGCGCGCTTGCGTCTGCTTACCGAATACCTGCAGCGCTTTCAGCACGACTGA
- a CDS encoding VOC family protein encodes MKYLHTMIRVRDLDAALRFFCGGLGLHEVRRKESTEGKYTLVFLSADETPDAEIELTYNWGSTEDYGSARNFGHLAFRVDDIYATCAHLQTLGVTINRPPRDGHMAFVRSPDLISIELLQKDGSLPPQEPWLSMPNTGQW; translated from the coding sequence ATGAAATATCTGCACACCATGATTCGTGTCCGCGATCTCGATGCGGCACTGCGATTTTTCTGCGGTGGCCTTGGCCTGCACGAAGTGCGGCGCAAGGAGTCTACCGAAGGAAAATACACCTTGGTGTTTTTGAGTGCGGACGAAACTCCCGATGCCGAAATCGAACTCACCTACAACTGGGGCTCGACCGAGGATTACGGTTCGGCGCGCAACTTCGGTCATCTCGCGTTTCGTGTTGATGACATTTACGCCACCTGCGCGCATTTGCAAACGCTGGGTGTCACCATCAATCGCCCGCCACGTGATGGGCATATGGCGTTTGTGCGATCGCCCGATCTGATTTCGATCGAACTGCTGCAGAAAGACGGTTCGTTGCCGCCGCAGGAGCCGTGGTTGTCGATGCCGAATACCGGGCAATGGTAG